One Bombus fervidus isolate BK054 chromosome 7, iyBomFerv1, whole genome shotgun sequence genomic region harbors:
- the Alk gene encoding anaplastic lymphoma kinase isoform X2, with translation MVYRTDTRGKYRVMVKRTRSGVLTANFKQASHTVHGWRRKFGLKGDLLLRILVGLFYITGTTCDWKERMPRGTNNLQIALSRLSQLGHCDLEETCDWTWDETFKRTTPSVRNRHGPIVDASNSTKGHFLWFTGPGKTQIWSATIPPTGLHCVLELSLYQVEMSSGDIELLIIKNNTSWVATGKPGNNYAEWRVMRFTLGAISQPHQLLIEMTVPYSNSSIAVDNIHLIDCFPESTPVKMACTEDMYRCKNGSCLNRTRVCDLTKDCADGEDEGGDCDKIPENARCNFEQGWCGWKNVPERPLNWTLHRGATPSEKTGPSYDHTYRNASGTYAYVSMSPRVEYGSRGTIESPLYNPTPPYNGDPKSPYHKSCQVRFFYHQYGANSGSLGLYLIQVKPHQRHTERLWWSYLSGDKSDVWYNQAVPLPDIKYRYLLQFEASRGYYSKADVAIDDFSLSPECFGIGVPPEVVGTFNYYNPVIDSEKVPDPHADFVNETVIRITTCGNTGRTGPSSEQCTEEYNSTDIEVLAPSAAMEEPLPFNLNGVQRWTAPRGGYYTLIAMGARGGKGSSGMGSTLGALARGVIELEKGEQLYFMVGQPGMDACPKNLGLELDSCQSVGSYGSSIPSGGSKVHKVKNIKIKDGGGGGGGATYIFTLKKNGDQHPILIAGGGGGLGLGPFISNGHQHDQHDQHGQATAPFGRQPISGTILSAEADTGGPGGGWNGSSTSVSGQRSSAGGTLVTGGIGGIGCGPGNSNHGNGGFGGGGGGCLTGGGGGGYIGGNTGHKERGNGEGGYSYASPELMHVHFLVGINHGPGEVYIIPAVSGCQCDFRCVCLDRYLSEIKCLCPPGWLLSNDSRSCVMADESKVTHQTYIILLIAVSIGLLFAFTALCLLLYNRYQSRKALLQRRQIMFGNGTELRSLRAVSETMMTEFNPNYEFAGNLYSFKDLPQIPREYITLVKPLGQGAFGEVFQGVYKYRRNEEHPVAVKTIPSSSRPQTEADFMMEALIMSKFNHPNIVHFIGVSFDKNPKYIVLELLAGGNLKNFLREERPRADRPTSLTMLDLIMCGHDVANGCKYMEEARFIHRDIAARNCLLTCKGPGRIGKIADFGMAKDIYRSDYYRKGGKAMLPIKWMPPESFLDGIFTTKTDVWAFGVLLWEIMSFGYIPYTGCTNREAMTMVTLGGRLEKPAGCPDPIYGIMTQCWHPRPEDRPSFATIVERIGYCLQDPDVINHPTPNFDILPICDREVTIMRPDPETECINVQSELDACGYMQPRIIDPRSASQRMAQAIAGNNPNARNENPNQLNSNERNNVQPTDRLQGRFQSNPYGSNTDTSEQTFGGNASRDDFNDENNHTENKHKVDSLNCEEKSVHRTSKDIEDSGKLKIEDNGNNRPADIECRRSSTVEVTDVDRRNGNDSITTIDTNSDSLIVASSDTPPDTTNSSPNTRTCSPSHTGLNTSATNVNGMLKKNALKAALSLDPSALCRGTIPYEKIAFSPPPQRSSTPGSMEIKKFYV, from the exons AT GGTATATCGAACGGATACACGAGGAAAGTACAGAGTAATGGTGAAAAGAACGCGGTCTGGGGTGTTGACCGCGAATTTCAAACAGGCGAGTCACACCGTGCACGGTTGGCGGCGTAAATTCGGCTTGAAAGGCGATCTATTGTTAAGAATCCTTGTTGGGCTGTTTTACATCACGGGTACCACTTGCGATTGGAAAGAGAGGATGCCGCGCGGGACCAACAACTTACAGATTGCTCTGAGCCGATTGAGTCAGCTCGGCCACTGCGACCTTGAGGAGACCTGTGATTGGACGTGGGATGAAACCTTCAAAAGAACCACGCCATCGGTGCGAAATAGGCACGGGCCTATCGTCGATGCCAGTAATTCGACCAAGG GACATTTTTTATGGTTCACCGGCCCTGGAAAGACTCAAATATGGTCCGCCACGATTCCTCCCACTGGATTACATTGTGTATTAGAATTATCTCTGTATCAAGTGGAGATGAGCAGTGGGGATATCGAACTACTCATAATCAAGAATAATACAAGTTGGGTTGCCACGGGAAAGCCAGGAAATAATTACGCAGA ATGGAGAGTAATGCGTTTCACACTAGGAGCAATTAGTCAGCCACATCAATTACTTATAGAGATGACGGTGCCCTATTCTAACTCTAGCATCGCTGTTGATAATATTCATCTGATCGACTGTTTTCCGG AATCAACACCGGTGAAGATGGCCTGCACGGAGGACATGTACCGCTGTAAGAATGGCTCCTGTTTAAACAGAACACGTGTTTGTGACTTAACGAAAGACTGCGCCGACGGCGAAGACGAAGGCGGTGATTGCg ACAAAATACCGGAAAACGCCAGATGCAATTTCGAGCAGGGATGGTGCGGCTGGAAGAATGTACCGGAAAGACCTTTAAATTGGACGCTTCATCGTGGTGCAACACCGTCCGAGAAAACTGGACCTAGTTACGATCATACATACCGCAATGCGTCCG GGACATACGCCTATGTAAGTATGTCACCTCGAGTGGAATATGGTAGTCGTGGTACCATTGAGAGTCCATTGTACAATCCAACGCCACCTTATAATGGCGATCCAAAAAGTCCTTATCATAAATCGTGTCAA GTGCGGTTCTTTTACCATCAATATGGTGCAAACAGCGGTTCGCTTGGATTGTATCTAATTCAGGTGAAACCCCATCAACGTCATACGGAACGATTATGGTGGTCTTATCTTAGCGGCGACAAAAGTGATGTTTGGTACAATCAAGCTGTTCCTCTGCCCGATATCAAATACAG ATATTTGCTGCAGTTTGAGGCAAGCAGAGGCTATTATTCGAAGGCTGATGTGGCGATCGATGACTTTTCTCTGAGTCCAGAGTGTTTCGGCATTG GGGTTCCTCCTGAAGTCGTGGGAACTTTCAATTACTACAATCCTGTTATAGATTCGGAAAAAGTTCCAGATCCACATGCCGACTTTGTTAACGAAACTG TTATACGAATTACTACATGTGGAAATACGGGAAGAACAGGTCCCAGTAGCGAACAATGTACCGAGGAATACAATAGTACAGATATAGAAGTACTTGCACCTTCGGCGGCAATGGAAGAGCCTCTTCCCTTCAATTTAAATGGAGTTCAACGGTGGACAGCACCTCGTGGTGGATATTACAC ATTGATTGCAATGGGTGCCCGTGGAGGAAAAGGTTCTAGCGGTATGGGAAGTACATTGGGTGCACTTGCCCGTGGTGTAATTGAATTAGAAAAAGGTGAACAATTGTATTTTATGGTGGGACAGCCAGGAATGGACGCATGTCCTAAA AACTTGGGATTAGAATTAGATAGCTGTCAAAGTGTTGGATCGTACGGATCCTCCATTCCTTCAGGGGGTTCTAAAGTACACAAAGTAAAGAATATCAAGATAAAAgacggtggtggtggtggcggcGGAGCAACCTACATTTTTACA TTAAAAAAGAACGGAGACCAACATCCGATACTTATCGCAGGAGGTGGTGGTGGTTTAGGACTGGGACCATTTATCAGTAATGGCCATCAACATGATCAACATGACCAACATGGACAAGCAACCGCTCCTTTCGGAAGACAACCCATTTCGGGAACGATTCTTTCAGCAGAAGCAG ATACAGGCGGTCCTGGTGGTGGATGGAACGGGTCATCAACTAGCGTTTCGGGTCAACGATCTTCCGCTGGCGGGACCCTTGTTACGGGTGGCATAGGTGGAATCGGTTGCGGTCCTGGAAATTCGAATCACGGAAACGGAGGATTCGGTGGCGGAGGTGGTGGATGTCTTACAGGAGGCGGTGGCGGTGGTTATATAG GTGGGAATACCGGTCACAAGGAACGGGGTAACGGTGAAGGTGGTTACTCCTACGCTAGTCCCGAACTTATGCACGTTCATTTCCTGGTAGGAATAAATCACGGGCCTGGGGAGGTTTACATTATTCCTGCTGTCAGCGGTTGTCAATGCGACTTCCGTTGCGTTTGTCTCGATCGGTATCTTAGCGAGATAAAGTGTCTGTGCCCTCCAGGCTGGCTATTAAGTAACGATTCGAGATCTTGCGTTA TGGCTGACGAATCGAAGGTTACTCATCAAACGTATATAATTTTGCTGATAGCTGTAAGCATTGGCCTACTCTTTGCTTTCACCGCACTCTGCCTACTACTTT ATAATCGTTACCAAAGTCGAAAGGCACTTTTACAACGACGACAAATAATGTTTGGTAACGGAACTGAATTAAGGTCTCTACGTGCTGTCTCCGAAACTATGATGACTGAATTCAATCCGAACTACGAGTTTGCTGGAAATCTCTATAGCTTTAAAGACTTGCCGCAAATCCCTCGCGAATATATCACTTTGGTAAA ACCCCTTGGTCAAGGCGCTTTTGGCGAAGTTTTCCAAGGTGTGTACAAATACAGACGCAACGAAGAACACCCTGTCGCTGTGAAGACTATACCTTCTTCGTCCAGGCCTCAAACCGAAGCAGATTTCATGATGGAAGCTTTAATTATGAGCAAATTTAATCACCCTAATATAGTACACTTTATCGGAGTTTCTTTTGATAAAAATCCAAAATACATTGTGTTAGAATTGCTTGCTGgcggaaatttgaaaaactttctTCGAGAAGAAAGGCCACGTGCG GATCGGCCGACTTCGTTGACGATGCTGGATTTGATAATGTGCGGGCACGACGTCGCGAATGGTTGCAAATACATGGAAGAGGCTCGATTCATTCATCGAGATATCGCTGCCAGAAACTGTTTGCTTACGTGTAAAGGACCCGGCCGGATAGGCAAAATCGCTGATTTCGGAATGGCCAAGGATATTTATAGAAGCGATTATTATAGGAAGGGAGGCAAAGCTATGTTACCGATCAAATGGATGCCACCGGAAAGTTTTTTGGATGGAATATTCACTACGAAAACCGACGTTTG GGCATTTGGCGTATTGCTGTGGGAAATTATGTCTTTTGGCTATATACCTTATACTGGTTGTACTAATAGAGAAGCCATGACAATGGTAACGTTAGGAGGGCGTCTAGAAAAACCAGCGGGATGCCCTGATCCTATTTATGGAATAATGACACAATGTTGGCACCCACGTCCCGAAGACCGGCCTAGTTTTGCTACTATCGTCGAGAGAATTGGGTACTGCTTACAG GATCCTGACGTGATAAATCATCCAACGCCAAATTTCGACATTTTACCAATCTGCGATCGGGAAGTGACGATCATGAGACCAGATCCGGAAACGGAATGCATTAACGTACAGTCAGAA ctGGACGCATGTGGATACATGCAACCCAGAATTATCGATCCGCGATCGGCTAGTCAACGTATGGCTCAAGCTATTGCGGGCAATAATCCTAATGCGAGAAACGAAAATCCGAACCAATTGAAttcaaatgaaagaaataacgtacaaccgacAGACCGTCTGCAAGGACGATTTCAATCTAATCCGTATGGCTCTAATACAGATACTTCTGAACAAACCTTCGGCGGAAACGCGAGTCGCGATGATTTTAATGATGAGAATAATCATACAGAG AACAAACACAAGGTTGACAGCTTAAATTGCGAAGAAAAAAGCGTACATCGAACTTCAAAGGACATCGAAGATAGTGGTAAGTTAAAAATCGAAGACAATGGAAACAACCGTCCAGCAGATATCGAGTGCCGTCGAAGCAGCACGGTCGAGGTGACGGACGTGGATAGAAGGAATGGTAACGACAGCATAACTACCATCGACACCAACTCCGACTCTCTGATCGTTGCTTCGTCGGATACACCGCCTGACACGACGAATTCGTCACCGAATACACGTACCTGCTCCCCTAGTCACACTGGCCTAAATACGAGTGCCACTAATGTAAATGGAATGTTAAAGAAAAACGCCTTAAAGGCTGCGCTCAGTTTGGACCCGAGCGCTCTATGTCGTGGAACGATACCATACGAGAAAATAGCGTTCTCGCCACCACCACAGCGTTCTAGTACACCTGGAAGTATGGAGATCAAGAAG TTCTATGTATGA
- the Alk gene encoding anaplastic lymphoma kinase isoform X3, with protein MVKRTRSGVLTANFKQASHTVHGWRRKFGLKGDLLLRILVGLFYITGTTCDWKERMPRGTNNLQIALSRLSQLGHCDLEETCDWTWDETFKRTTPSVRNRHGPIVDASNSTKGHFLWFTGPGKTQIWSATIPPTGLHCVLELSLYQVEMSSGDIELLIIKNNTSWVATGKPGNNYAEWRVMRFTLGAISQPHQLLIEMTVPYSNSSIAVDNIHLIDCFPESTPVKMACTEDMYRCKNGSCLNRTRVCDLTKDCADGEDEGGDCDKIPENARCNFEQGWCGWKNVPERPLNWTLHRGATPSEKTGPSYDHTYRNASGTYAYVSMSPRVEYGSRGTIESPLYNPTPPYNGDPKSPYHKSCQVRFFYHQYGANSGSLGLYLIQVKPHQRHTERLWWSYLSGDKSDVWYNQAVPLPDIKYRYLLQFEASRGYYSKADVAIDDFSLSPECFGIGVPPEVVGTFNYYNPVIDSEKVPDPHADFVNETVIRITTCGNTGRTGPSSEQCTEEYNSTDIEVLAPSAAMEEPLPFNLNGVQRWTAPRGGYYTLIAMGARGGKGSSGMGSTLGALARGVIELEKGEQLYFMVGQPGMDACPKNLGLELDSCQSVGSYGSSIPSGGSKVHKVKNIKIKDGGGGGGGATYIFTLKKNGDQHPILIAGGGGGLGLGPFISNGHQHDQHDQHGQATAPFGRQPISGTILSAEADTGGPGGGWNGSSTSVSGQRSSAGGTLVTGGIGGIGCGPGNSNHGNGGFGGGGGGCLTGGGGGGYIGGNTGHKERGNGEGGYSYASPELMHVHFLVGINHGPGEVYIIPAVSGCQCDFRCVCLDRYLSEIKCLCPPGWLLSNDSRSCVMADESKVTHQTYIILLIAVSIGLLFAFTALCLLLYNRYQSRKALLQRRQIMFGNGTELRSLRAVSETMMTEFNPNYEFAGNLYSFKDLPQIPREYITLVKPLGQGAFGEVFQGVYKYRRNEEHPVAVKTIPSSSRPQTEADFMMEALIMSKFNHPNIVHFIGVSFDKNPKYIVLELLAGGNLKNFLREERPRADRPTSLTMLDLIMCGHDVANGCKYMEEARFIHRDIAARNCLLTCKGPGRIGKIADFGMAKDIYRSDYYRKGGKAMLPIKWMPPESFLDGIFTTKTDVWAFGVLLWEIMSFGYIPYTGCTNREAMTMVTLGGRLEKPAGCPDPIYGIMTQCWHPRPEDRPSFATIVERIGYCLQDPDVINHPTPNFDILPICDREVTIMRPDPETECINVQSELDACGYMQPRIIDPRSASQRMAQAIAGNNPNARNENPNQLNSNERNNVQPTDRLQGRFQSNPYGSNTDTSEQTFGGNASRDDFNDENNHTENKHKVDSLNCEEKSVHRTSKDIEDSGKLKIEDNGNNRPADIECRRSSTVEVTDVDRRNGNDSITTIDTNSDSLIVASSDTPPDTTNSSPNTRTCSPSHTGLNTSATNVNGMLKKNALKAALSLDPSALCRGTIPYEKIAFSPPPQRSSTPGSMEIKKDPLGHELPREEECSC; from the exons ATGGTGAAAAGAACGCGGTCTGGGGTGTTGACCGCGAATTTCAAACAGGCGAGTCACACCGTGCACGGTTGGCGGCGTAAATTCGGCTTGAAAGGCGATCTATTGTTAAGAATCCTTGTTGGGCTGTTTTACATCACGGGTACCACTTGCGATTGGAAAGAGAGGATGCCGCGCGGGACCAACAACTTACAGATTGCTCTGAGCCGATTGAGTCAGCTCGGCCACTGCGACCTTGAGGAGACCTGTGATTGGACGTGGGATGAAACCTTCAAAAGAACCACGCCATCGGTGCGAAATAGGCACGGGCCTATCGTCGATGCCAGTAATTCGACCAAGG GACATTTTTTATGGTTCACCGGCCCTGGAAAGACTCAAATATGGTCCGCCACGATTCCTCCCACTGGATTACATTGTGTATTAGAATTATCTCTGTATCAAGTGGAGATGAGCAGTGGGGATATCGAACTACTCATAATCAAGAATAATACAAGTTGGGTTGCCACGGGAAAGCCAGGAAATAATTACGCAGA ATGGAGAGTAATGCGTTTCACACTAGGAGCAATTAGTCAGCCACATCAATTACTTATAGAGATGACGGTGCCCTATTCTAACTCTAGCATCGCTGTTGATAATATTCATCTGATCGACTGTTTTCCGG AATCAACACCGGTGAAGATGGCCTGCACGGAGGACATGTACCGCTGTAAGAATGGCTCCTGTTTAAACAGAACACGTGTTTGTGACTTAACGAAAGACTGCGCCGACGGCGAAGACGAAGGCGGTGATTGCg ACAAAATACCGGAAAACGCCAGATGCAATTTCGAGCAGGGATGGTGCGGCTGGAAGAATGTACCGGAAAGACCTTTAAATTGGACGCTTCATCGTGGTGCAACACCGTCCGAGAAAACTGGACCTAGTTACGATCATACATACCGCAATGCGTCCG GGACATACGCCTATGTAAGTATGTCACCTCGAGTGGAATATGGTAGTCGTGGTACCATTGAGAGTCCATTGTACAATCCAACGCCACCTTATAATGGCGATCCAAAAAGTCCTTATCATAAATCGTGTCAA GTGCGGTTCTTTTACCATCAATATGGTGCAAACAGCGGTTCGCTTGGATTGTATCTAATTCAGGTGAAACCCCATCAACGTCATACGGAACGATTATGGTGGTCTTATCTTAGCGGCGACAAAAGTGATGTTTGGTACAATCAAGCTGTTCCTCTGCCCGATATCAAATACAG ATATTTGCTGCAGTTTGAGGCAAGCAGAGGCTATTATTCGAAGGCTGATGTGGCGATCGATGACTTTTCTCTGAGTCCAGAGTGTTTCGGCATTG GGGTTCCTCCTGAAGTCGTGGGAACTTTCAATTACTACAATCCTGTTATAGATTCGGAAAAAGTTCCAGATCCACATGCCGACTTTGTTAACGAAACTG TTATACGAATTACTACATGTGGAAATACGGGAAGAACAGGTCCCAGTAGCGAACAATGTACCGAGGAATACAATAGTACAGATATAGAAGTACTTGCACCTTCGGCGGCAATGGAAGAGCCTCTTCCCTTCAATTTAAATGGAGTTCAACGGTGGACAGCACCTCGTGGTGGATATTACAC ATTGATTGCAATGGGTGCCCGTGGAGGAAAAGGTTCTAGCGGTATGGGAAGTACATTGGGTGCACTTGCCCGTGGTGTAATTGAATTAGAAAAAGGTGAACAATTGTATTTTATGGTGGGACAGCCAGGAATGGACGCATGTCCTAAA AACTTGGGATTAGAATTAGATAGCTGTCAAAGTGTTGGATCGTACGGATCCTCCATTCCTTCAGGGGGTTCTAAAGTACACAAAGTAAAGAATATCAAGATAAAAgacggtggtggtggtggcggcGGAGCAACCTACATTTTTACA TTAAAAAAGAACGGAGACCAACATCCGATACTTATCGCAGGAGGTGGTGGTGGTTTAGGACTGGGACCATTTATCAGTAATGGCCATCAACATGATCAACATGACCAACATGGACAAGCAACCGCTCCTTTCGGAAGACAACCCATTTCGGGAACGATTCTTTCAGCAGAAGCAG ATACAGGCGGTCCTGGTGGTGGATGGAACGGGTCATCAACTAGCGTTTCGGGTCAACGATCTTCCGCTGGCGGGACCCTTGTTACGGGTGGCATAGGTGGAATCGGTTGCGGTCCTGGAAATTCGAATCACGGAAACGGAGGATTCGGTGGCGGAGGTGGTGGATGTCTTACAGGAGGCGGTGGCGGTGGTTATATAG GTGGGAATACCGGTCACAAGGAACGGGGTAACGGTGAAGGTGGTTACTCCTACGCTAGTCCCGAACTTATGCACGTTCATTTCCTGGTAGGAATAAATCACGGGCCTGGGGAGGTTTACATTATTCCTGCTGTCAGCGGTTGTCAATGCGACTTCCGTTGCGTTTGTCTCGATCGGTATCTTAGCGAGATAAAGTGTCTGTGCCCTCCAGGCTGGCTATTAAGTAACGATTCGAGATCTTGCGTTA TGGCTGACGAATCGAAGGTTACTCATCAAACGTATATAATTTTGCTGATAGCTGTAAGCATTGGCCTACTCTTTGCTTTCACCGCACTCTGCCTACTACTTT ATAATCGTTACCAAAGTCGAAAGGCACTTTTACAACGACGACAAATAATGTTTGGTAACGGAACTGAATTAAGGTCTCTACGTGCTGTCTCCGAAACTATGATGACTGAATTCAATCCGAACTACGAGTTTGCTGGAAATCTCTATAGCTTTAAAGACTTGCCGCAAATCCCTCGCGAATATATCACTTTGGTAAA ACCCCTTGGTCAAGGCGCTTTTGGCGAAGTTTTCCAAGGTGTGTACAAATACAGACGCAACGAAGAACACCCTGTCGCTGTGAAGACTATACCTTCTTCGTCCAGGCCTCAAACCGAAGCAGATTTCATGATGGAAGCTTTAATTATGAGCAAATTTAATCACCCTAATATAGTACACTTTATCGGAGTTTCTTTTGATAAAAATCCAAAATACATTGTGTTAGAATTGCTTGCTGgcggaaatttgaaaaactttctTCGAGAAGAAAGGCCACGTGCG GATCGGCCGACTTCGTTGACGATGCTGGATTTGATAATGTGCGGGCACGACGTCGCGAATGGTTGCAAATACATGGAAGAGGCTCGATTCATTCATCGAGATATCGCTGCCAGAAACTGTTTGCTTACGTGTAAAGGACCCGGCCGGATAGGCAAAATCGCTGATTTCGGAATGGCCAAGGATATTTATAGAAGCGATTATTATAGGAAGGGAGGCAAAGCTATGTTACCGATCAAATGGATGCCACCGGAAAGTTTTTTGGATGGAATATTCACTACGAAAACCGACGTTTG GGCATTTGGCGTATTGCTGTGGGAAATTATGTCTTTTGGCTATATACCTTATACTGGTTGTACTAATAGAGAAGCCATGACAATGGTAACGTTAGGAGGGCGTCTAGAAAAACCAGCGGGATGCCCTGATCCTATTTATGGAATAATGACACAATGTTGGCACCCACGTCCCGAAGACCGGCCTAGTTTTGCTACTATCGTCGAGAGAATTGGGTACTGCTTACAG GATCCTGACGTGATAAATCATCCAACGCCAAATTTCGACATTTTACCAATCTGCGATCGGGAAGTGACGATCATGAGACCAGATCCGGAAACGGAATGCATTAACGTACAGTCAGAA ctGGACGCATGTGGATACATGCAACCCAGAATTATCGATCCGCGATCGGCTAGTCAACGTATGGCTCAAGCTATTGCGGGCAATAATCCTAATGCGAGAAACGAAAATCCGAACCAATTGAAttcaaatgaaagaaataacgtacaaccgacAGACCGTCTGCAAGGACGATTTCAATCTAATCCGTATGGCTCTAATACAGATACTTCTGAACAAACCTTCGGCGGAAACGCGAGTCGCGATGATTTTAATGATGAGAATAATCATACAGAG AACAAACACAAGGTTGACAGCTTAAATTGCGAAGAAAAAAGCGTACATCGAACTTCAAAGGACATCGAAGATAGTGGTAAGTTAAAAATCGAAGACAATGGAAACAACCGTCCAGCAGATATCGAGTGCCGTCGAAGCAGCACGGTCGAGGTGACGGACGTGGATAGAAGGAATGGTAACGACAGCATAACTACCATCGACACCAACTCCGACTCTCTGATCGTTGCTTCGTCGGATACACCGCCTGACACGACGAATTCGTCACCGAATACACGTACCTGCTCCCCTAGTCACACTGGCCTAAATACGAGTGCCACTAATGTAAATGGAATGTTAAAGAAAAACGCCTTAAAGGCTGCGCTCAGTTTGGACCCGAGCGCTCTATGTCGTGGAACGATACCATACGAGAAAATAGCGTTCTCGCCACCACCACAGCGTTCTAGTACACCTGGAAGTATGGAGATCAAGAAG GATCCTCTGGGTCACGAGCTACCAAGGGAAGAGGAATGCTCCTGCTGA